Proteins from a single region of Flavobacterium sp. YJ01:
- a CDS encoding ATP-binding cassette domain-containing protein, with product MSNLLEVHKVVKRYGDYVALNEVSLNVPKGSIYGLLGPNGAGKTSLIRIINQITLPDSGEIILDGERLQPKHVQTIGYLPEERGLYSSMKVGEQCLYLAQMKGLSKTEAKKQLDYWFDRLGIQGWWNKKIQELSKGMAQKIQFVVCVLHKPKLLILDEPFSGFDPVNANIIKDEILALKEQGSTIIFSTHRMESVEELCENIALIHKSNKLIEGKVADVKRQFRTNSFEVGILTNNVEGLMYDITQKFTVSPANFKSLNDDLKLNIEIGNATPNELLNILTQRGQVTHFVEKIPSINDIFIQTVTENKV from the coding sequence ATGAGCAACTTACTTGAAGTACATAAGGTCGTAAAACGATACGGCGATTATGTAGCGCTTAACGAAGTTTCATTAAATGTCCCAAAAGGCAGTATATATGGACTTTTAGGTCCGAATGGAGCTGGAAAAACTTCTCTTATCAGAATCATAAACCAAATTACATTGCCAGACAGCGGTGAAATTATTTTGGATGGTGAAAGATTACAGCCAAAACACGTACAAACTATAGGATATCTTCCTGAAGAAAGAGGTTTGTACAGTTCGATGAAAGTTGGTGAGCAATGTTTGTATTTGGCTCAAATGAAAGGACTTTCAAAAACTGAAGCCAAAAAACAATTGGATTATTGGTTTGATCGTTTAGGAATTCAAGGGTGGTGGAACAAGAAAATTCAGGAACTTTCTAAAGGAATGGCGCAGAAAATTCAGTTTGTGGTTTGCGTTCTTCACAAACCGAAATTGTTGATTTTGGATGAACCATTTTCTGGATTTGATCCTGTAAATGCAAACATCATTAAAGATGAAATTTTAGCATTGAAAGAACAAGGTTCTACGATTATTTTTTCGACTCATAGAATGGAAAGCGTAGAGGAGCTTTGTGAAAATATCGCTTTAATTCATAAATCAAATAAGCTTATAGAAGGTAAGGTTGCCGATGTAAAGCGTCAATTTAGAACCAATAGTTTTGAAGTAGGAATTCTGACCAATAATGTAGAAGGTTTGATGTATGATATTACACAAAAATTTACGGTTTCTCCTGCCAATTTTAAATCATTAAACGATGATTTGAAATTGAATATTGAGATTGGAAATGCAACGCCAAACGAATTGTTAAATATCTTGACACAGCGCGGACAAGTCACACATTTCGTTGAAAAAATTCCAAGCATAAACGATATTTTTATTCAAACTGTAACAGAAAATAAAGTTTAG
- a CDS encoding ABC transporter permease, translated as MSIISLIIKREFIAKVRNKSFVVMTFLSPLLFVAIAVFIGYLSSMKADTKSIVIHDSTGLFVSDFLKENKNSSEFKFYNLSEFDLQALKDSIATERFSGLIVIPKTNNVNDLESKIEFISNSSPSISFIENTQDVIASKITKLNLEEAKLDTLAIQKAQSKVNIHLVKASGEESLKGLNEIKIGIGGAFGYLIMMFIIIYGNMVMRSVIEEKTNRIIEIIISSVKPFQLMIGKIVGTSLAGILQFMIWAIIGLGLMFAASAFFGVNVGPTARISPELMQSAQHELSGSAQMYITELWNLPIASIIIGFIIYFIGGYFLYSSFYAAIGAAVDNQTDSQQFLLPIIMPLILSVYIGFFTVVNDPHGSVAVIFSMIPLTSPIVMLMRIPFGVPWWQIVISVSLLFATFFLVVWFAAKIYRVGILMYGKKPTWKELYKWLKY; from the coding sequence ATGAGTATTATTTCATTAATTATAAAAAGAGAATTTATTGCCAAAGTCCGCAATAAATCTTTTGTTGTCATGACTTTTTTGAGTCCGCTTTTGTTTGTTGCAATTGCAGTATTTATTGGGTATTTGAGTTCGATGAAAGCAGACACCAAAAGCATCGTGATTCATGACTCAACCGGACTTTTTGTTTCGGATTTTTTAAAGGAAAATAAAAACAGTTCGGAGTTTAAGTTTTATAATTTATCAGAATTCGATCTTCAAGCTTTAAAAGATAGTATTGCAACAGAGCGTTTTAGTGGATTAATTGTAATTCCGAAAACGAATAATGTTAATGATTTAGAAAGTAAAATTGAGTTTATTTCAAATAGCAGTCCAAGCATTTCTTTTATTGAAAATACGCAAGATGTCATTGCTTCAAAAATTACTAAATTAAATCTAGAAGAAGCAAAACTAGATACTTTGGCTATTCAAAAAGCGCAATCAAAGGTTAATATTCATTTAGTAAAAGCTTCTGGAGAAGAAAGTCTAAAAGGATTAAACGAAATTAAAATCGGAATTGGAGGCGCGTTTGGTTATTTGATTATGATGTTTATTATCATTTACGGAAATATGGTAATGCGAAGCGTAATTGAAGAAAAAACGAACCGAATTATCGAAATCATTATTTCTTCGGTAAAACCATTTCAATTAATGATTGGAAAAATTGTAGGAACTTCTTTGGCTGGAATTTTACAATTTATGATTTGGGCCATTATTGGTTTGGGATTGATGTTTGCCGCTTCGGCATTTTTTGGAGTAAATGTTGGTCCAACAGCGAGAATTTCACCAGAGTTAATGCAATCAGCTCAGCATGAACTTTCAGGATCAGCACAAATGTATATTACTGAATTATGGAATCTGCCAATTGCTAGTATTATTATTGGATTTATAATTTATTTTATTGGAGGATATTTTCTGTATAGTTCATTTTATGCCGCAATTGGAGCTGCAGTTGACAATCAAACCGATTCACAGCAATTTTTATTGCCTATCATAATGCCGCTTATTTTAAGTGTTTACATCGGATTTTTTACTGTTGTAAATGATCCACACGGAAGTGTTGCAGTAATTTTTTCAATGATTCCCCTAACTTCGCCGATAGTGATGTTAATGCGTATTCCGTTTGGTGTGCCTTGGTGGCAAATCGTAATTTCGGTATCATTATTGTTTGCAACCTTTTTCCTTGTTGTATGGTTCGCAGCCAAAATTTACCGAGTAGGTATTTTAATGTATGGCAAAAAACCAACTTGGAAGGAATTGTATAAATGGCTGAAGTATTAG
- a CDS encoding sigma-54 dependent transcriptional regulator encodes MSKILIIEDEAAIRRVLVKILSEENDSYQVDEAEDGVAGLEKIKNNDYDLVLCDIKMPKMDGVEILEEVKKIKPEIPMVMISGHGDMETAIQTMRLGAFDYISKPPDLNRLLNTVRNALDRKQLVVENKILKKKVSKNYEMIGESESINHIKLMIDKVAPTEARVLITGPNGTGKELVAHQLHEKSERSAFPLIEVNCAAIPSELIESELFGHVKGAFTSAVKDRAGKFEAADKGTIFLDEIGDMSLSAQAKVLRALQESMITRVGADKDIKVDVRVVAATNKDLKTEIAEGRFREDLYHRLAVILIKVPPLNERRDDIPALIKHFAEKIASEQGNAVKGFSIQAIQLLQEYDWTGNIRELRNVVERLIILGGNEISESDVKMFASK; translated from the coding sequence ATGAGTAAAATACTAATTATCGAAGACGAAGCAGCGATTAGAAGAGTTTTGGTAAAAATACTGTCAGAAGAAAATGATTCTTATCAGGTAGATGAAGCTGAAGATGGTGTTGCTGGACTTGAAAAAATAAAAAACAACGATTACGATTTGGTTTTGTGCGATATCAAAATGCCAAAAATGGATGGTGTTGAGATTTTGGAAGAAGTAAAAAAGATAAAGCCAGAAATTCCGATGGTGATGATTTCGGGGCATGGCGACATGGAAACTGCAATTCAGACCATGCGTTTGGGTGCTTTCGATTATATCTCAAAACCGCCAGATTTGAATCGTTTATTGAATACTGTTCGTAATGCTTTAGACAGAAAACAATTGGTTGTTGAAAATAAAATTCTAAAGAAAAAAGTCAGTAAAAACTACGAAATGATTGGCGAAAGCGAATCAATCAATCATATAAAATTGATGATTGATAAAGTTGCTCCAACCGAAGCGAGAGTTTTAATCACAGGGCCAAATGGAACTGGAAAAGAGTTGGTCGCACATCAATTGCACGAAAAAAGTGAACGATCTGCTTTTCCTTTAATCGAAGTAAACTGTGCAGCGATTCCGAGTGAATTGATCGAAAGTGAATTGTTCGGTCACGTAAAAGGAGCTTTTACATCGGCAGTGAAAGATCGCGCAGGAAAATTTGAAGCAGCCGACAAAGGAACTATTTTCTTAGATGAAATTGGAGATATGAGTCTTTCGGCGCAAGCCAAAGTTTTACGTGCTCTTCAAGAAAGTATGATTACAAGAGTTGGTGCCGATAAAGATATTAAAGTTGATGTTCGCGTCGTTGCGGCAACCAATAAAGATCTGAAAACAGAAATTGCAGAAGGTCGTTTCCGGGAAGATTTATACCATCGTCTGGCAGTAATTTTAATTAAAGTTCCGCCTTTGAATGAAAGACGCGATGATATTCCGGCGTTAATAAAACATTTTGCAGAAAAAATTGCTTCGGAGCAAGGAAATGCGGTAAAAGGATTTTCGATTCAAGCCATACAATTACTGCAAGAATACGATTGGACAGGAAATATTCGTGAACTTCGAAATGTTGTAGAAAGATTAATCATTTTAGGAGGTAACGAAATCTCAGAAAGCGACGTAAAAATGTTCGCAAGCAAATAA
- a CDS encoding DEAD/DEAH box helicase, with protein MKLKKINEKLQDALIENGLTEANALQLETFSTIKSGADCIVISPKESGKTTTIVLNVIQQLAGQTEESPRALIIVEDKAKVLEMVELFEKYGKYTNLEVYGVNEKGDMDYDKNYISTGIDVLIGTPTKLNDMFSTAGYNVNRLKMFILDDADPILKLRHEPKIMRISNSITKTQRLIFAETLTERVEILADKMLVEPYLFDMDEEGEELDEEEDDIEEE; from the coding sequence ATGAAACTAAAAAAAATAAACGAGAAGTTACAAGATGCCTTAATTGAAAATGGTCTAACAGAAGCAAATGCTTTACAGTTAGAAACTTTTTCAACTATAAAAAGTGGTGCAGATTGTATTGTTATTTCTCCAAAAGAATCAGGAAAAACAACAACGATTGTTTTAAATGTAATTCAGCAATTGGCAGGACAGACTGAAGAATCTCCAAGAGCTTTGATTATCGTTGAGGATAAAGCTAAGGTTTTAGAAATGGTCGAACTTTTTGAGAAATATGGAAAATACACCAATTTAGAAGTGTACGGCGTTAATGAAAAAGGAGACATGGATTATGATAAAAACTACATTTCTACAGGAATTGATGTTTTAATTGGAACTCCAACAAAACTAAACGATATGTTTAGTACAGCGGGGTACAATGTTAATCGTCTAAAGATGTTTATTCTTGATGATGCAGATCCGATTTTGAAATTGCGTCATGAACCAAAAATTATGCGTATTTCAAATAGTATAACCAAAACACAACGTTTAATTTTTGCAGAAACACTGACAGAACGTGTTGAAATTTTGGCAGACAAAATGCTGGTTGAGCCTTATTTGTTTGATATGGACGAAGAAGGCGAAGAGCTTGACGAAGAGGAAGACGATATTGAAGAGGAATAA
- a CDS encoding DUF2007 domain-containing protein: MGLMKVFSGSEVLAIALQERLEEAGVETVKKDNIQSARLGGFGGTDLAVEVFIQETDFAKANPVIEEFRMSL; encoded by the coding sequence ATGGGATTAATGAAAGTGTTTTCAGGAAGTGAAGTCTTAGCAATTGCTTTGCAAGAAAGATTAGAAGAAGCTGGAGTAGAAACAGTAAAAAAAGATAATATTCAGTCGGCTCGTTTAGGAGGTTTTGGCGGAACAGATTTGGCAGTAGAGGTTTTTATTCAGGAAACAGATTTTGCAAAAGCAAATCCAGTTATTGAAGAATTTAGAATGAGCTTATAA